Proteins encoded in a region of the Tautonia rosea genome:
- a CDS encoding M14 family metallopeptidase, protein MATQKQRGRLLDVVEIRADNGAVANDAVSQGSRSEDHSTQQGVYRVRTWNGFGLLRPFGRGVLGLLVVWGCLSGTAEGQEPQERSWLLPMPEVQADPEIPTLEEVVGHRWGTEISSHAETLRYLEALAEAAPDRAKLMPYGRSYEGRSLVYLVIASAETIGRLDEVRADNQKLADPRTLKAEEIDAVINRAPAIVWLAYSVHGDESSSTDAALLTAYTLLADQRPETQAWLDNLVVIIDPLQNPDGRDRFVGSYRRGRGVFPQASPWASERIQPWPGGRYNHYLFDMNRDWYLHSQIETKAKVAAYLDWQPQVYVDAHEMGANSNYYFDPSSDPINPQITSRQADWVTRIGRRQAELFDRFGFAYTTREIFDAFYPGYGSTWPMMQGGLGILWEQAGVRGLLVDRENETTLHYHDAVRHHYVSGLATIEAASNGRADLLRMFTDGRAEAIERGQSGESPDVFLLPGSTPQRAASLARLLKANGIEVRRLTEPVEVDLGSGGFKQLAPSGSYYVPAAQPAGRLAETLLAERQEMDEAFIARQLDRKAQRLGDEIYDVTAWSLPLTFGIEALRGQPAQQPASEPIDDEGDRPVGSVEGPDRPLVGYLVPTEDEAGLNALSDWLQQGFRVHVIEQSFVLDGNSFASGTLLLRTAENPDRLHTAVREAAERHGVSITGIDSSFVDEGAGLGGPNVSWVEPPRVLLAVETPVSPFVGHTWYLFDQVWKYPTTRVAASELAGSVDLEDFNVIILPDGNYGRSSRFDSATADRLRRWVTSGGTLILVDGALRWGIEEEIGLVPTDRREVPVPPVPGEGLDPADDSESLNADPAPSGSEDPPKETPRPVPGAILRATVYGDHWVTVGLPESIEILTQTSLIVDPLDPTEGRNLVTFDPQDEPVSGFCWPDTLKAISRSPLVLSQSIGDGHIIGFTDDPNARALSPVTQRLFRNAVFFGPGH, encoded by the coding sequence GTGGCAACGCAGAAGCAACGCGGCAGGTTGCTTGACGTGGTGGAGATTCGGGCGGATAACGGTGCGGTGGCCAACGATGCGGTCAGCCAGGGATCGCGCAGCGAGGACCATTCAACGCAACAGGGAGTCTATCGCGTGAGGACGTGGAACGGGTTCGGCCTCCTGAGACCATTCGGGAGGGGAGTGCTCGGGCTGTTGGTGGTGTGGGGATGCCTCTCGGGAACGGCTGAGGGGCAGGAGCCTCAGGAGCGCAGTTGGCTCTTGCCAATGCCGGAGGTTCAGGCCGATCCGGAGATCCCGACGCTGGAGGAGGTGGTCGGACACCGGTGGGGAACGGAGATTTCCAGCCACGCCGAGACGCTCCGTTATCTGGAAGCCCTGGCCGAGGCGGCCCCCGATCGGGCGAAGCTTATGCCCTACGGACGATCGTACGAGGGACGATCCCTGGTCTATCTGGTCATCGCCTCGGCTGAGACCATAGGGCGGCTCGACGAGGTTCGAGCTGACAACCAGAAACTGGCCGATCCCCGGACCCTCAAGGCCGAGGAGATTGACGCCGTAATCAATCGTGCGCCGGCCATCGTCTGGCTGGCCTATTCGGTGCACGGCGATGAAAGCTCCTCGACTGATGCGGCCCTGCTCACCGCCTATACCTTGCTGGCCGATCAGCGTCCCGAAACCCAGGCCTGGCTGGACAACCTGGTTGTGATCATCGACCCGCTTCAGAACCCTGACGGGCGAGATCGGTTTGTCGGCTCGTATCGGCGAGGGCGGGGAGTATTCCCGCAGGCATCACCCTGGGCCAGCGAGCGGATTCAGCCCTGGCCAGGAGGACGCTACAATCATTATCTCTTTGACATGAATCGAGACTGGTATCTTCACTCGCAAATCGAAACAAAGGCCAAGGTGGCCGCTTATCTGGACTGGCAACCGCAGGTTTATGTCGATGCCCATGAGATGGGGGCCAATTCGAATTACTACTTCGACCCCTCCTCCGATCCGATCAACCCCCAGATCACTTCAAGGCAGGCCGATTGGGTCACCCGGATTGGGCGGCGACAGGCCGAGCTGTTTGATCGGTTCGGCTTCGCCTATACCACCCGCGAAATCTTCGACGCGTTCTATCCCGGCTACGGCTCGACCTGGCCAATGATGCAGGGCGGGCTCGGAATTCTCTGGGAACAGGCCGGCGTCCGAGGCTTGCTCGTCGATCGGGAGAACGAGACAACGCTGCATTACCACGACGCGGTCCGCCATCATTACGTGAGCGGCTTGGCAACAATCGAGGCGGCTTCAAATGGCCGGGCCGACCTGCTCAGGATGTTTACCGACGGCAGGGCCGAGGCCATTGAACGTGGGCAATCGGGGGAATCACCCGACGTCTTTCTCCTTCCCGGCTCAACCCCCCAGCGAGCGGCGTCACTAGCACGCTTGCTCAAGGCCAATGGCATCGAGGTCCGCCGCCTCACCGAGCCGGTCGAGGTCGACCTGGGATCGGGCGGCTTCAAGCAGCTCGCACCCTCAGGAAGTTATTATGTTCCGGCAGCCCAGCCGGCCGGACGGCTCGCCGAGACCTTGCTGGCCGAGCGTCAGGAGATGGACGAGGCGTTCATCGCTCGCCAGCTCGATCGCAAGGCCCAGCGTCTCGGTGACGAAATTTACGACGTGACCGCCTGGTCCTTGCCCCTGACCTTCGGCATCGAGGCCCTCCGGGGACAGCCGGCGCAGCAGCCTGCCTCCGAGCCGATCGACGACGAGGGCGATCGGCCGGTCGGATCAGTCGAGGGACCGGATCGCCCGCTCGTCGGCTACCTGGTTCCGACCGAAGACGAGGCTGGACTCAACGCCTTGTCCGATTGGCTGCAACAGGGGTTCCGCGTTCATGTGATCGAACAATCGTTTGTTCTCGACGGCAACTCGTTCGCCTCGGGAACCCTCTTGCTTCGGACGGCCGAGAATCCGGATCGCCTGCACACGGCCGTCCGAGAAGCTGCCGAACGCCACGGAGTGTCGATCACCGGCATCGACTCCAGCTTCGTCGATGAAGGAGCCGGCCTGGGAGGGCCCAACGTCTCGTGGGTCGAGCCTCCGCGGGTGTTGCTCGCGGTCGAGACGCCGGTCAGCCCGTTCGTCGGTCATACCTGGTACCTGTTTGATCAGGTCTGGAAGTACCCGACCACGCGGGTCGCAGCCTCGGAATTGGCGGGATCGGTCGATCTGGAAGACTTCAATGTGATCATTCTCCCCGATGGGAACTATGGTCGATCCTCCCGCTTTGACAGCGCCACCGCCGATCGGTTGCGGCGTTGGGTGACGTCGGGCGGCACCTTGATTCTCGTCGATGGCGCACTTCGCTGGGGCATTGAGGAAGAGATCGGGCTGGTTCCCACCGATCGCCGCGAAGTTCCCGTGCCGCCAGTTCCCGGTGAGGGGCTCGACCCGGCCGACGACTCAGAATCCTTGAACGCCGATCCCGCCCCCTCCGGATCGGAAGACCCGCCGAAGGAAACGCCCCGACCGGTCCCGGGGGCGATCTTGCGGGCGACCGTCTATGGCGACCACTGGGTGACGGTCGGGCTTCCCGAGTCGATCGAGATCCTGACGCAGACAAGCCTCATCGTCGATCCGCTCGATCCGACCGAGGGGCGGAATCTGGTCACGTTCGACCCCCAGGACGAGCCGGTCAGCGGCTTTTGCTGGCCCGATACACTTAAGGCCATCAGTCGATCGCCGCTGGTCCTGTCGCAATCGATCGGTGACGGGCACATCATCGGGTTTACCGATGATCCGAACGCGCGTGCCCTTTCCCCAGTAACCCAACGGCTGTTCCGCAATGCCGTCTTCTTCGGGCCGGGCCATTGA